In Arachis hypogaea cultivar Tifrunner chromosome 2, arahy.Tifrunner.gnm2.J5K5, whole genome shotgun sequence, a genomic segment contains:
- the LOC112733996 gene encoding uncharacterized protein, whose amino-acid sequence MASSSSKRQKRKEPVESTLFEERRFKTAFHELEFERIKLKKILPELTFQIDEDECPQIREKIERRDWQRLTNPEGKINANIIKEFYANVVREDKTKAPTFKSYVRGREMDFSPNAITRTLQLKSPHFDELGYQARVSKSPDNDELKQIVSDICVIGADWERYADKRPRFIKRGDLSPEAKGWFELVRRSILPAANNSEVNVTRATMVHCLVIGGDINVHELIAEGIQESAEKIDSGARLWYPSTILRLCTKAKVVFEDSNPNWLNPGRLITFQRLTNVTPAQLQRRPHIGKSKPKGGSHQEESHQEEHQQEEYYDPTNLNLNHIQRAIEDLARRYMEGQEQQLHIQAQRMDRQEELLSNWISQQGEWQKQQTEHYSQLTQAINQVTERKERQDKCLQELNQRQLAQTKAFNEFSVLNEGRQLHREEFNINTQAKLNYMSSHMHNLHSAIPKYDEVQKDFTEQEERKVKQQKKTLKKKMEDAGFWKKLIGESKGSGSASTQEKHKEDKQEGEHEHPQE is encoded by the coding sequence atggcatcatcaagctccaagaggcaaaagaggaaggaaccggtGGAGAGCACCCTTTTCGAAGAGAGGAGATTCAAAACTGCATTCCATGAACTCGAATTTGAACGGATAAAGCTCAAGAAGATActgcctgagttaacattccagATTGACGAAGATGAGTGCCCACAAattcgagagaagattgaacGAAGGGATTGGCAAAGGCTTACGAACCCGGAGGGAAAGATAAATGCAAAcatcatcaaagagttctatgcaaatgtggtcagagaagacaaaaccaaggcccccaccttcaaaagttacgtaagagggagagagatggacttcagccccaatgctataacaaggactcttcagttgaaatcaccacattttgatgagcttgGTTATCAAGCAAGAGTAAGTAAGAGCCCTGACAATGATGAACTCAAACAAATTGTGAGTGACATATGTGTtataggagctgactgggaaaggtatgcCGATAAAagaccccggttcatcaagagaggagacctcagcccggaagccaagggatggtttgaactcgtgaggagatctatcctcccagcagcgaacaattctgaggtcaacgtcactcgagctactatggtacattgcttagtaATAGGTGGAGATATCAATGTGCACGAACTTATcgctgaggggattcaagagtcagctgaaaagattgattcgggtgccaggctttggtaccccagcaccatcctcaGACTATGCACGAAGGCCAAGGTTGTCTTCGAGGATAGCAATCCAAATTGGTTGAATCCTGGGAGGCTAATTACGTTTCAACGTCTAACTAATGTGACACCAGCCCAACTACAAAGAAGACCTCACATAGGAAAGTCAAAACCAAAAGGAGGGTCTCACCAAGAagagtctcatcaggaagaacACCAGCAAGAAGAATATTATGACCCAACCAATTTAAATCTGAATCACATTCAAAGAGCCATAGAAGACTTAGCAAGGAGATATATGGAAGGGCAAGAGCAACAACTACACATTCAAGcccaaaggatggatcgtcaagaagaactcCTCTCCAATTGGATAAGTCAACAAGGagagtggcagaaacagcaaacggaacactactcccagctcactcaagctaTCAATCAGGTTACTGAAAGGAAAGAGCGTCAAGACAaatgccttcaagaactcaaccaacgtcagctagctcagacgaaggcatttaatgagttcagtgtacttaatgaaggacggcaactacatagggaggagttcaacataaacactcaagccaagttgaactacatgtctagtcatatgcataaTCTACACTCAGCAATCCCTaagtatgatgaggtccaaaaagattttacagaacaagaggaaaggaaggtgaaacagcagaagaaaacgttgaagaagaagatggaagatgctggcttctggaagaagttgattggagaaagcaagggaagtgggagtgcaagcactcaagaaaaacacaagGAGGACAAACAGGAAGGAGAGCATGAGCACCcccaagagtaa